The genomic window TTCTTTGGAAATTACAGGAATTTTTTCCAAAATTATTGATGCTGTGATGATTATTTGGGTGACATGGCAAATTATTTCTGCCATTCAAATTACTTTTGAATACGCTCTTAATTGGAACTCCGATTTTTTGAGGGATAAAGGACGAAAAAATGTTATTCTTTTATTTGTGAATATTGGCAAGGGAATATTATGGGCAGTTGGTTTTCTTGTTGTTTTGTCTAATCTCGGAGTCAATATAAGTTCTCTTATTGCAGGACTTGGAGTGAGTGGAATTGTTATAGCATTTGCTTTGCAAAGTGTGTTGCAAGACCTTTCTAGCTCACTTTCTATTTATTTTGATAGACCTTTTGAGCCAGGTGATTTTGTTGTTGTGGGAGGGTCCTATACGGGAACTGTCCAGCATATAGGAATAAAATCAACGAGAATAAAATCTATACAAGGAGAAGAAATTGTTATTTCGAATAAGGAACTTACTTCGTCGGTTATTCAGAATTATAAAAAAATGGAACGAAGAAGAGTTGTATTAACTTTTGGTTTGTCTCATGATACAGAAACGGAGAAAATGAAAACCATTCCTTCTCTTTTTGAAGAGATCTTTTTATCTCTCGATAGGGCCACTTTAGATCGTGTTCATTTTAAAAGTTTTGATGAAAATGCACTTCTTTTTGAGGTGGTATATTTTATCGAAAGCAGAGAATATCCACTCTATATGGATATTCGTCAGGAAATAAATTATCGTTTGAAAGAAATCTTTTCTGAGAAAGATATTTCTTTTATACTTCCTTCACAAAAAATATTTCTTAAGCACGAGGATTCCTAGAAATAAAGAATGTCTTTCCTAGTAGAGGAGATATTTGTAAAATTTAGCTGGTAAAAGTAAAAAATAAACTCTTCTTTTTTAGAAGAGTTGTTTTTTTTGAGGACTATTGTCAATCTTTGTTTTCTCTGTTATTTCGAAATTTCTCCTGCACATTGATCAAAATTTGACGGATACATTTAGATATTTTTTGCAAATTTTTACAATTTTCGTAAAAATTTTGTTATGAAAGGAAGGCGCTATAGTAGCCTCATGATCGGTGGATAACTTTTTATTTGCATAAGTGTGGTTTTGTGGAGTACAATGGTTGCAAGTGGTAAAAAGTGGGGAAATTATAATAGATACTCTATGTTTATAGGTGAATACTCACACACCATTGATACAAAAAATAGACTGGCGTTTCCTTCGCGCTTAAGGGGCGAGCTTGGAAGTCGTGCAGTGCTTACTCGCGGTTTAGATAAATGTCTCTTTGTATATCCATTGATAGTATGGGAGAAAATAGCGAAAAGTATGGGATCTTTCCCCATAGGAGATCCTGAAACGAGAAGTTTTGTTCGATTGTTTCTTGCGGGTGCAGCTGATGTGGAGGTTGATGGACAAGGAAGAATTCTTCTTCCTGAATATCTCAGGCGGTATGCTGAATTGGAAAGAAATGTTACCGTGACTGGCTTGTATGATCGTGTAGAAATTTGGGATGAAAAAAGATGGAATACTTATCGAGAAGATGCAGAAAAGAATACTGATGGAATAGCGAAAAAATTAGGAGAATTAGGCTTGTACTGAAAAGGGTCAGAGATTATGGAATGATATGAAAGAGCGAATACATATACCGGTTCTTTGGAAAGAAGTTTTGGAAAAAGTTTCTCCCCAAGTAGGGAATGTTGTTGTTGATGCAACGCTCGGCTCAGGTGGATATACTCGATCTCTCTCTCAATATATTGGTTCTGAGGGTATTCTCATTTCCTTTGATAGGGATAAAAAAGCAATTGATGATTTTAAGAAATCTTTGGATCTCCAAATATTTCCTGAAATGATTCATCGAATAGAGGGGGATAATATGTTTCTTATTCATGCGAATTATTCAGATATTGAAAAAGAGCTTAAAGAAAGAAATATCCAAAAAGTTGATAGTATCGTTGCTGATTTAGGAATTTCTTCCGATCAACTTCTTGATAAAGAAAAAGGATTAAGCTTTCTCGCAGACACTCCTTTGGATATGAGACTTGATATTCAAGAAGAGGTGGAAACTGCTTTTGATATTATTAATTCATGGGGAGGGGATGAATTAATTCGAATTTTTCAAGTAAATGCTCAAGAAAAATTTTCTAGAAAGATTGTTGAAAAAATTATTGAAAGAAGAAAAAGAGGTTTTATTGCAACAACGAAAGACCTTTCTGAATTGATTGAATCGGCTGTTCCTAAAGGATTTTATAGAATTCATCCTGCTACAAAAGTTTTTCAAGCATTACGCATGGAAGTGAATAAGGAAGAGTATCATTTAAAAGTATTTTTGGAGAAAGCCATAAAAATCCTTCGACCAGGAGGAAGGCTGGCAATAGTGAGTTTTCATTCAGGAGAAGATAGGTTGGTAAAGGAAAGTTTTCGGGTAAATGCGAGGGGATGTATTTGCCCGCCAACATTTCCTTTGTGCCGATGTTATCAAAAGGCAAGAATAAAACAGATACATAGAAAGCCCATCTGCCCAAGTGAAGAAGAATTGAAAAGAAATCCAAGATCTCGAAGTGCAAAACTTCGTGTTATTGAGAAGATAGAAGAATAAAATGTGTAAACAAGATCAAGATGAAAATAAAAGATGAGACAAAAATAATTCCTGAAAAGAAAAGAAAACATTTTTTTCTTCGAGGTTTTTTGATTTCTGGTGTTATTTTTCTTGTATTCTCTGCAATGTTTCATATTATGGCAATTAATGCACTTGCCACAAAGGGATACGAAATGCGTTCCATTGAAAGTAGACTAGAGGAGATTTCTGAGAAACATAAACAAGTACATGTGCAAGAAGCTCAATTAACTTCTTTGTACCGAATTCGTCGCATTGGGGAGCGCCTCGAGCTTGCTTATTCAGATATTTCCCCAGAGACTGTTTATGGTGTAGAAAGCTTTGCGTTTAAAAGCTTATCTTTTTACAATACTCAATAGAATTATTTTTTGATAATTCTCCTGAAAAAGCTTGATTTGATTGATTTTTGGCTTATGGCTTTATTCACAAAGAATGATTCTCATGAAAAAAAAGTTCGTAATACTGAAACATGGCGAATGAATCTTCTTGCATTTTCTTTTTTACTGTTTTTTTTGGTTATTGTGTTTCGTCTGTACGTTCTTCAGATAAAAGACGCTTCTTTTTATGCGGAACTTGCAAAAAATCAACACGCTGTGAGTTCGGATCTTCTTCCGAAAAGAGGAGAAATTTTTCTTCGTGAAAAAGATCAGCTTTATCCTTTGGCAGTGAATCGAGTATATTTTACGGTGTATGCTGTACCTAAGGAAGTAAAAAATGTAGAAGAAACAACTCGTTTTTTAGGGGAAGTTTTTGGGCAGGACAAAAATGATTTTAAAAAATTTTTTGAAAATGAAAATGATCCTTTTGAAGTTATAGAAAAAAAAGTTAGTGAAGAAATATCAACAAAAATTAAAGAAAGTAAGCTCCCAGGTCTTTACACGGTAAATAAACTTTTTCGTTATTATCCTGGAGAAGAGTTAGCTGCTCAAACGGTAGGTTTTGTTAGTGGAGAAGATTCTTCTGTTTCTGGAAAATATGGGATAGAAGCTTTTTTGGAAGAGGAATTAAGGGGGAGCGTAGGATCTATTCGACAAGAAAGAGATTCTCGAGGACGTTGGATTTCTATAGCGGATCGCGAATATTCTCCCGCAGTACATGGTTCAGATATCGTGCTTTCTCTAGATGCTGGTGTTCAATATCATATTGAAAGAGTTCTCCGAGAGCGTGTTCTCAAGCACGAAGCTGATGGTGCTAGTGCTATTGTTTTAGAAGCAGGTACGGGAAAAATTCTTGCTATGGCTAATGTGCCAACTTTTGATCCTAATGTTTTTTCTGATATAAAAGACCTATCATCTTTTATGAATACCTGCGTTTCAAATGCTTATGAATCAGGAAGTGTTTTTAAACCCCTTACTTTAGCTATGGGTATTGATGCTGGAAAAATTACTTCTCAAACAACGTATACAGATACGGGAGCTGTTACGGAAGCGGGATATACTATAAAAAATTCGGATGAGAAATCTTACGGAAATCAAACCATGAAAGAGGTATTGGAAAAATCTTTGAATACAGGTACTATATTTGTTCAAAAACAATTAGGAAATGTTTTATTTCGTGACTATGTGAAACGCTTTGGTTTTGGAGAAAAAACAGGAATTTGGCTTCCAACGGAATCAAAGGGAAGTATAATGAATTTGGAAAATACAAAAAGTACTATCAATTTTTACACGGCGTCATTCGGACAAGGTATTTCTATGACTTTGCTTCAGTTAGCTTTGGCATATGATGTTATTGCTAATGGTGGTATCTTAATGAAACCTCAAATCGTAGATCATTCTATTCAATCTGATGGAACGAATGTTCCTTATCAACCTGAAGAAGTTCGACGGGTAATCTCTGAGGGAGCTGCTAAAGAAGTAAGAGAAATGCTCTATTCTGTAGTAAAAAATGGACATGGAAAAAAAGCTGATGTTCCTGGCTATCGAGTTGGAGGAAAAACAGGAACGGCGCAAGTTGCAAAAAGTGATGCGAGGGGTTATTCAGAGGATGAAACCATTGGTTCCTTTGCGGGCTTAGCTCCCATAGAAGATCCACGATTTGTCGTTGTGGTAAAGATACGAAATCCAAAAGATGTTATTTGGGCTGAATCAAGCGCTGGACCAGCATTCAAAGAAATTATGCAATTTCTCTTAGAATATTATAATGTGGAACCTACAGAAATTTTGGAAAATAATAAAGAATGAAAATTGTATGAAAAGAAGAATTCTTTTTTGTATATTAAAATATTTAGCAAAAATAATTATTTGGCGTTACCGACCAGTGATAATTGGAATTACAGGGTCAATAGGAAAAACAACAACAAAAGATGCTGTTGCTTATGTCCTTTCTGATAAATATCGAATTGGAGCGACACGGAAAAATTTCAACAATGAAATCGGGCTTCCTTTGACAGTACTGGGAGAGAAAACAACCCCAGGAAAAACTTTTGTTGGTTGGTGGGGAGTTTTTTTTCGAGCCCTTTTACACATATTCTATAGCCAAAAATATCCAGAAGTACTCGTTCTTGAAATGGGTATTGATCGTCCTGGGGATATGAAATACCTTCTTTCTATTGTTCGTCCAACTATAGGAATTGTAACAGGTGCATCATCAACTCATTTGGAATTTTTTAAAACAATAGAAGCGATTGCTTGGGAAAAGGGTCTTTTGATACGATCTCTTTCAAAAAATGGAACAGCTCTTTTGAATACAGATAATATGTACTCTTGGTCAATGAGAAAAGATACGGCGTGTCGGACAATTCTTTATGGTTTTTCCAAAAAAGCTACTATACGAGCTTTTAATAAAGCACTTTTATTCGAAGGGGATCAAAAGGGTGTTACCTTTAAATTAGAATATAAAGAAAAAGTTATCCCTATACGATTAAAAAATGTAATCGGTATTCATCACATCGGAGCAATTCTTCCAGCAATAGCTATTGGAGAGCTTTTGGAAATGAATCTTCTTGAGATAGCTAAAAAATTAGAATCCTTCATTCCTCCACCAGGAAGATTTCGTTTGATAAAAGGAAAAAATAATTCATTTCTTATTGATGACACCTATAATGCTTCTCCAGCATCAACTCGCGCAGGAATTATTTCGTTGGGAGATTTTAAGAAAGAAGAAAAAATATTGGTTTTGGGAGATATGTTAGAGCTTGGAGAAGAAGAGAAAAATCTTCATAGCTCTTTATGTGAAGATATTCTTAAAATAAAACCGCATAAGATTATTCTTGTGGGAAAACGTATGAAAATACTTTTTGAGTCTTTGCAATGTTTTGATAAAGAAAAAGATATTTTTCATTGGGTGGAAACTCCTTATGAAGTTTCTGCTCTCATTGTGCCTTTCTTGCATGAAAATTCTCTTATTTTTATTAAAGGATCTCAAGCAATGCGTATGGAATTAGTCGTCGAAGAATTAATGGAAAATCCTCAAGATGCAAAAAAACTTTTATGTAGACAGAATAAAGAGTGGAAAGAAATCCCATTTTTAAAACCATAATAAAGAATTTTTTGTTTTTTCCTTTTTGTGGTGTACAATAAAAAGAGAAAAAATATAAATGCATAGTACTATTTTTTATGTTTGATGTTGTTGTTATTGGAGGTGGTCCTGCTGGAGTAGCTGCTGGAATATATTCGGCAAGGAAGCAAATGAATACTTTATTTCTTTCTGAGTCTATCGGGGGGCAATCCTCGGTGAGTGCGACTATAGAGAATTGGATAGGAGATATTTCCTTGAAAGGTTTTGAGTTTGCTCAAAAATTAGAATCTCATCTTCGTGCTCAAGAAAGTATCGATATTCGCCTTATGACGCGAGTAGAAAAAATAAAATCTTTTTCAAAAGGATTTTTAGTAACTACTCAGAAAGGGGACGTATTTGAAACACTTTCTGTTATTATCGCAACGGGAGGAAGTCACCGACATCTTAATGTTCCTGGAGAAGAAAAATTTATAGGAAAAGGTGTTGTTTTCTGCTCTACTTGTGATGCTCCTTTTTTTCGAAATAAAACTGTCGCTGTCGTGGGTGCTGGTAATAGTGGCTTGGAGGCATGTCAAGATCTTTTTCCCTATGCAAAAGAAATTTTTCTTCTCTCAAATACAGATCATTTGGGTGGAGACGTTGTAAATCAAGATGTTGTAATTGGAAATAATAAAGTTACTTTGGTGTATAATAGTGTAACAAAAGAGATTCTTGGGGATACAGTCGTGACGGGTATTCGGTATGAAGACACGGTGACGAATGAAGACAAAATACTTGACGTAGATGGTGTTTTTGTAGAAATCGGAATGGTTCCAAATTCTCTTTTTGTAAAGGATATGCTAGAGGTGAATTCGTACGGAGAAATAGTTATCGATCATCGTACTATGGCTACATCAGTTGAAGGAATCTTTGCAGCTGGAGATGTGACGGATATTATATATAGACAAAACAATATTGGGGCGGGTCAGGGGTCTATAGCTGCTTTATCAGCATATGATTGGACAAAGAAAAAGCAGAGATAAGTATTTTCGTTTTTCCTTCATAAAATGAAATAAAAAAACATGAAAAAAGAAGATAAAATTTTAAAGAGAAGGCCAGAATACCGGACAATTTTTATTGGTTCCGATCATGCTGGGTATGAGTACGCTCATCGTCTTATACAAGATCTTAAGAAAAAAGGATATCAAGTTATTGATTGTATTGTTGGGGAGAAGTCAAAAACTGATGATTATCCGGATAGGGTTTTTGATCTGTATAGAGCTATGGCGAGAGAAAATTTTTCAGGTGAAGGTATTTTATTTTGTTCAAGTGGTGAAGGGGTATGTATAAGTGCCAATAAATTACCAGGAATTCGTGCTGTGGAGGCTCGCGATAGCTTGGAGGCTCGAAAATCGAAAGAACATAATAATGCAAATGTTCTTTGTTTGGGAGCGAAAGAACTTTCTTATGAAGAATCTTTTGAATTAGCTATGGAGTGGCTTTTGGCAGTGTTTTCCGAAGAAACGAGACATGAGAGGCGCTGTGAAAAAATACAGAGGTTGGAATATGCTAGTTTTGTTTATAAAAGTCGACAGATGCCAAAGCAACATATTATTCCTGCCATTCTTTCTTCTCGATACCATGAAATTTCTGAAAAATTACACACATTGTATGGTTTGGTACAGTGGGTACAAATAGATGTTATTGATGATTCTAATGTATCAGGAAGAACAGTACTTCCTTTTGAAATGAATCTTTTAGAATGGCCCTTTCTTTTCGAGGCTCATCTTATGGTGGCCAATCCTATGAAATACATAGATACTTGTAAACATGCAGGATTTTCTCGGATTATTTTTCATCATGAAGTAGAAGAGGATTCGGAGCTCATTATTAATGCTATCCATTCTGCTGGAATGGAAGTGGGAATTGCTATTAATCCCAAAACTCCTTTGGTAACATTAGAGCCTTTTATAAAGAAAATTGATCGCATTCTTCTCCTTGGTGTTCATCCTGGAAAATCAGGACAGATATTATTTCCTGAAACAAGAGAAAGAATAAAAATACTAAGAAAAAAAATATACAGAAATCCTTCACTTTTTGTGGATGGTGGTGTAAATGAAAA from Candidatus Moraniibacteriota bacterium includes these protein-coding regions:
- a CDS encoding mechanosensitive ion channel family protein, which translates into the protein MIHFLETQFSFFPWNSVYGGNTFSEYVEFFLFFLFLLFFCVIGQKILLFFFQKLAQKTKTGIDDAIVRIIEMVRPPFSVFLAFYIAIDSLEITGIFSKIIDAVMIIWVTWQIISAIQITFEYALNWNSDFLRDKGRKNVILLFVNIGKGILWAVGFLVVLSNLGVNISSLIAGLGVSGIVIAFALQSVLQDLSSSLSIYFDRPFEPGDFVVVGGSYTGTVQHIGIKSTRIKSIQGEEIVISNKELTSSVIQNYKKMERRRVVLTFGLSHDTETEKMKTIPSLFEEIFLSLDRATLDRVHFKSFDENALLFEVVYFIESREYPLYMDIRQEINYRLKEIFSEKDISFILPSQKIFLKHEDS
- the mraZ gene encoding division/cell wall cluster transcriptional repressor MraZ, whose amino-acid sequence is MFIGEYSHTIDTKNRLAFPSRLRGELGSRAVLTRGLDKCLFVYPLIVWEKIAKSMGSFPIGDPETRSFVRLFLAGAADVEVDGQGRILLPEYLRRYAELERNVTVTGLYDRVEIWDEKRWNTYREDAEKNTDGIAKKLGELGLY
- the rsmH gene encoding 16S rRNA (cytosine(1402)-N(4))-methyltransferase RsmH, yielding MKERIHIPVLWKEVLEKVSPQVGNVVVDATLGSGGYTRSLSQYIGSEGILISFDRDKKAIDDFKKSLDLQIFPEMIHRIEGDNMFLIHANYSDIEKELKERNIQKVDSIVADLGISSDQLLDKEKGLSFLADTPLDMRLDIQEEVETAFDIINSWGGDELIRIFQVNAQEKFSRKIVEKIIERRKRGFIATTKDLSELIESAVPKGFYRIHPATKVFQALRMEVNKEEYHLKVFLEKAIKILRPGGRLAIVSFHSGEDRLVKESFRVNARGCICPPTFPLCRCYQKARIKQIHRKPICPSEEELKRNPRSRSAKLRVIEKIEE
- a CDS encoding penicillin-binding protein 2; the protein is MALFTKNDSHEKKVRNTETWRMNLLAFSFLLFFLVIVFRLYVLQIKDASFYAELAKNQHAVSSDLLPKRGEIFLREKDQLYPLAVNRVYFTVYAVPKEVKNVEETTRFLGEVFGQDKNDFKKFFENENDPFEVIEKKVSEEISTKIKESKLPGLYTVNKLFRYYPGEELAAQTVGFVSGEDSSVSGKYGIEAFLEEELRGSVGSIRQERDSRGRWISIADREYSPAVHGSDIVLSLDAGVQYHIERVLRERVLKHEADGASAIVLEAGTGKILAMANVPTFDPNVFSDIKDLSSFMNTCVSNAYESGSVFKPLTLAMGIDAGKITSQTTYTDTGAVTEAGYTIKNSDEKSYGNQTMKEVLEKSLNTGTIFVQKQLGNVLFRDYVKRFGFGEKTGIWLPTESKGSIMNLENTKSTINFYTASFGQGISMTLLQLALAYDVIANGGILMKPQIVDHSIQSDGTNVPYQPEEVRRVISEGAAKEVREMLYSVVKNGHGKKADVPGYRVGGKTGTAQVAKSDARGYSEDETIGSFAGLAPIEDPRFVVVVKIRNPKDVIWAESSAGPAFKEIMQFLLEYYNVEPTEILENNKE
- a CDS encoding FAD-dependent oxidoreductase is translated as MFDVVVIGGGPAGVAAGIYSARKQMNTLFLSESIGGQSSVSATIENWIGDISLKGFEFAQKLESHLRAQESIDIRLMTRVEKIKSFSKGFLVTTQKGDVFETLSVIIATGGSHRHLNVPGEEKFIGKGVVFCSTCDAPFFRNKTVAVVGAGNSGLEACQDLFPYAKEIFLLSNTDHLGGDVVNQDVVIGNNKVTLVYNSVTKEILGDTVVTGIRYEDTVTNEDKILDVDGVFVEIGMVPNSLFVKDMLEVNSYGEIVIDHRTMATSVEGIFAAGDVTDIIYRQNNIGAGQGSIAALSAYDWTKKKQR
- a CDS encoding RpiB/LacA/LacB family sugar-phosphate isomerase, with the protein product MKKEDKILKRRPEYRTIFIGSDHAGYEYAHRLIQDLKKKGYQVIDCIVGEKSKTDDYPDRVFDLYRAMARENFSGEGILFCSSGEGVCISANKLPGIRAVEARDSLEARKSKEHNNANVLCLGAKELSYEESFELAMEWLLAVFSEETRHERRCEKIQRLEYASFVYKSRQMPKQHIIPAILSSRYHEISEKLHTLYGLVQWVQIDVIDDSNVSGRTVLPFEMNLLEWPFLFEAHLMVANPMKYIDTCKHAGFSRIIFHHEVEEDSELIINAIHSAGMEVGIAINPKTPLVTLEPFIKKIDRILLLGVHPGKSGQILFPETRERIKILRKKIYRNPSLFVDGGVNEKNIMSIVNAGADGVCVSSALFEGRKDADIAKRLQYLESFFENNENI